Proteins encoded within one genomic window of Rubripirellula tenax:
- a CDS encoding SGNH/GDSL hydrolase family protein: protein MTRHIVLLGDSIFDNALYVPGGPSVIEHVRRVLPDGDRATMVALDGATVSSVFRQLDRIPDDATHLILSVGGNDALWMAGNIFSQETADIRSSLQRIAELLTEFTTEYRRLVCELRELRLPLATCTVYDSVPGLDSSETAGLCVFNDTITRTAFELGTTLIDLRTICNETSDYSSVSPIEPSASGGGKIARAITNALSDGHDFRRVVG from the coding sequence TTGACACGTCACATCGTACTACTCGGCGATTCCATCTTCGACAATGCACTCTATGTGCCGGGTGGCCCGTCCGTAATCGAACATGTCCGTCGGGTCCTGCCGGACGGTGACCGCGCAACGATGGTCGCGTTGGACGGCGCTACGGTCTCCTCGGTGTTTCGACAACTGGACCGAATTCCTGACGATGCAACGCACTTGATTCTTAGCGTCGGTGGCAATGACGCACTCTGGATGGCCGGCAACATCTTCTCACAGGAGACCGCTGATATACGGTCGTCATTGCAACGTATCGCTGAACTGCTAACGGAATTTACAACGGAATACAGGCGACTGGTTTGCGAATTACGCGAACTGAGACTTCCCCTCGCTACCTGTACTGTCTACGATTCCGTACCTGGACTCGATTCTTCGGAAACTGCTGGACTCTGCGTTTTCAACGACACGATCACACGAACCGCTTTCGAGCTTGGCACAACGCTGATTGACTTGCGTACAATATGCAACGAAACTTCGGACTACTCGTCGGTTTCGCCGATTGAACCATCGGCAAGTGGCGGTGGCAAGATCGCGCGAGCGATCACCAATGCGTTGTCCGATGGTCACGATTTCCGGCGTGTTGTCGGGTAA